The following proteins are encoded in a genomic region of Neospora caninum Liverpool complete genome, chromosome XI:
- a CDS encoding putative ubiquitin carboxyl-terminal hydrolase domain-containing protein, whose amino-acid sequence MEESDDFIVLGPAEENANCLPWRTSGHREKPLFSSSSSSFSSFAVGREATVLARIWRRRLKAPRCSPQQPEGEGRKARSEEDGKHEADRDQGEDAKEELSEGTGDEWEPRGGEHRLLLLRGKLKGPSLDGITPTRELHLKEFWADEQCVHFLAFLPPNSVMLCNLDFKLQLLCASDAAADKILTLTRRPPSSFSSSSSFSPSFPSSSSSSSSSSSSSSSSSSSSSSSSSSSSYSSSSSSSSSSSSSSTSSSSSSSYSCSDNDEEVCSVVEIFPVVGGETEATEGESGREKTEGEEGDRRGETGGRGARKRKLLRPSPSDGDDAEDAPASPEKKRTRPSTASPLLSPFSSSSTAQFPSSSSSSSSPCYPVSSVFTCSSPSSEIPVKADVSSLALQDTAELRPQGERPGCGGDRQERGTKAHKGPSRTEGESSLDRKCNILVIDSGDEHVPPVCNSDKNERHSNESCSSSLSSASLSASSSQSSVPSSSLSSSSSQASVSSLLAPSASDAQCRLSASASSPVCAPPSPSSLSGYRGLSASFRPRRAFVSHFACTERSAAGRSGLKNLGNTCYMNAVIRLLVSAHDLTLSLFFFAKFFGRPRSDWGSEASSACAALEKRQLVAKFFPRGPSVVPHRPLFNAYLSLAFRLLSGDWNAAVNPGHLKKCIDASLPLFVGNQQQALDAEVSSYLSEKRQELLRLFGKDARALSPSGGGSPASTVVSRLSSGTKLEAERAQTSGERERGDAEKSPKKETAREEWKDAAAEAADAEKENHADGNAASGVCGTQLCAESRRMQEGNKTKFPAQKASLEGHGAAQGKAREEREAAREDRPREGGEEREKFQGEGERGYKESDERKGQKKFVQGPVAHLMGEKLPATPFSEYFEMTLKQIIQCTSCLHRRVRFEVQRCLSLDITPPTRISLENFEAEPLASSFSPRASSSHPSSSSLSSLSPAGRLLMLPHPSLGDLLRSFFSSATLDYRCEERGCAGRQVQKIYRICSPPKVLLLHLKRFMTRSQLRDYKERLRRELLRAGEKAVGGCERETDESERGGAGHSEDRSAVMKPEKDAFDEQSLRLEKAKLKVRVPLRLTLRNFLARGGARARKPQTREKCEREESSPRSRAVFQGMEKPMRETFEEQQAQPGREDRGGEERRGGERKEGNASDMREKENVHGRQGEGEEEKEEEGKHGDANHARQEAETPDQTIYRLKAFVAHRGNSPDSGHYVCYSRDGAAGENGGWTCWNDSESTKLGTSLPAEVHTEGYLLLYELDSSPHDSRIAWKKEVEASRRLERKA is encoded by the exons atggaagaaagcgacgactTCATCGTCCTCGGCCCCGCTGAGGAGAACGCGAACTGCCTGCCGTGGAGAACTTcaggacacagagaaaaacccctcttctcttcctcttcctcttctttctcttccttcgctgtcgggcgcgaggcgacggtCTTGGCACGCATATGGCGCCGACGGCTGAAGGCGCCGCGCTGCTCTCCTCAGCagccagaaggcgaagggagaaaggcgaggagtgaagaagacggaaaacacGAAGCGGACAGAGACCAAGGCGAGGATGCGAAAGAAGAACTGAGTGAGGGAACGGGTGACGAATGGGAaccgagaggcggcgagcatcgtttgcttcttcttcgaggaAAGTTGAAGGGGCCTTCTCTGGACGGCATTACACCGACTCGCGAACTTCACTTGAAG GAGTTCTGGGCAGACGAGCAATGCGTGCATTTTCTGGCCTTCCTGCCTCCCAACAGCGTCATGCTCTGTAACCTCGATTTCAAACTCCAGCTCCTCTGTGCCTCGGATGCTGCCGCCGACAAAATCCTCACCCTCACACGGCGTCCTCcatcttctttttcttcatcctcttctttttctccatcctttccttcctcttcatcatcttcttcctcttcatcatcttcttcctcttcatcatcttcttcctcttcatcatcttcttcctcttcatcatattcttcctcttcatcatcttcttcctcttcatcatcttcttccacttcatcttcttcctcttcttcctatTCGTGCTCGGATAACGATGAGGAAGTGTGTAGCGTTGTTGAGATTTTTCCTGTGGTGGGGGGTGaaacagaggcgacagaaggcgagagcggacGCGAAAAgaccgagggagaagagggagatagacgaggagagacgggcggccggggagcgaggaagaggaagctcTTGCGCCCCTCGCCTTCGGatggagacgacgcagaggacGCACCAGCCTCCCCAG aaaagaagcgaacgcgacCAAGTACTGCATCTCCACTGCTTTCacccttttcgtcttcctcgacaGCTCaatttccctcttcttcgtcctcttcttcgtctccttgctaccctgtctcttctgtgttcACATGTTCTTCTCCAAGCTCTGAGATTCCGGTTAAGGCGGACGTAAGCAGCCTCGCCCTCCAGGACACTGCAGAGCTTCGCCCCCAAGGCGAGCGTCCAGGGtgcggaggcgacaggcaggagagaggaacgaaagCCCACAAGGGACCAAGTCGAACCGAGGGTGAATCTTCTCTAGACAGGAAGTGCAACATCCTGGTAATTGACAGTGGAGATGAACACGTGCCTCCAGTTTGTAACAGTGAcaagaacgagagacactCCAATGAGAGCTgctcatcttctctctcttccgcttctctctctgcctcttcctcgcaaTCTTCGgttccgtcctcttctctctcttcctcttcctcgcaggcttcggtttcttctctccttgcgcCGTCTGCTTCTGACGCTCagtgtcgtctctctgcttccgcgtcttctcccgtctgtgcgcctccctcgccttcctctctttctggctACAGGGGCCTCAGCGcgtctttccgtcctcggcgcgccttcgtttcGCATTTCGCATGCACAGAGCGAAGCGCAGCGGGGCGTAGCGGGCTGAAGAATCTGGGAAACACGTGCTACATGAATGCGGTCATTCGTCTCCTTGTTTCCGCACACGACCTCACGCTCTCgctgttctttttcgccAAG TTTTTCGGCAGGCCCCGAAGCGACTGGGGCTCCGAGGCTTCGTCTGCTTGCGCGGCGCTTGAGAAGCGACAGCTAGTTGCCAAgttctttcctcgcgggCCGAGCGTGGTTCCACATCGGCCGCTTTTCAACGCCTACCTCAGCCTggccttccgtctcctttcgggAGACTGGAACGCAGCCGTCAATCCCGGCCATCTAAAAAAGTGCATCGATGCGTCGCTTCCGCTCTTTGTCGGAAACCAGCAACAG GCTCTGGACGCCGAAGTGTCTTCGTATCTATCGGAGAAACGACAGGaactgcttcgtctctttggCAAGGACGCACGGGCTCTGTCGCCGTCCGGCGGGGGCAGTCCCGCGTCCACAGTTGTTTCTCGGCTTTCCTCAGGGACAAAGCTCGAGGCGGAAAGAGCCCAGACGagcggagaacgcgagaggggagacgcagagaagtccccaaagaaggagacggcgagagaagagtggAAAGACgccgcggcggaggcggcggacgccgagaaagagaaccaCGCGGACGGCAACGCAGCGAGCGGGGTCTGTGGAACTCAGCTCTGTGCCGAGTcgcgacgcatgcaagagGGAAACAAAACGAAGTTTCCTGCGCAAAAAGCCTCTCTGGAAGGACACGGCGCGGCgcagggaaaagcgagagaagaaagagaagcagccAGAGAAGATCGGCCacgagaggggggagaagagcgggagaagttccagggagaaggagaacgcggCTACAAAGAAAGTGACGAACGAAAAGGCCAAAAGAAATTCGTGCAAGGCCCGGTCGCGCATTTGATGGGAGAGAAACTCCCGGCAACGCCTTTTTCGGAGTACTTTGAGATGACATTAAAACAAATCATTCAGTGTACATCCTGCCTGCACAG GCGCGTTCGCTTCGAAGTACAGCGCTGTCTCTCACTGGACATCACGCCGCCCACGCGAATATCTCTCGAAAATTTCGAAGCAGAACcactcgcttcttccttctcgccacgcgcctcttcttctcacccctcttcgtcttcgttgtcttccctgtctcctgcgggGCGCCTGCTGATGCTTCCGCATCCTTCTCTGGGAGATTTGTTgcgctcttttttctcgtcggcGACGCTCGACTACAGATGTGAAGAGCGAGGCTGTGCAGGGCGGCAAGTCCAGAAAATCTACCGGATTTGCTCGCCGCCGAAAGTGTTGCTTCTCCACCTGAAGCGGTTCATGACGCGGTCGCAGCTGCGCGACTACAAGGAGAGACTTCGCCGGGAGTTGCTGAGGGCGGGGGAAAAAGCGGTCGGCggatgcgagagagaaacggatgAATCGGAGCGGGGCGGGGCGGGGCACAGCGAGGATCGCTCCGCTGTGATGAAGCCGGAGAAAGACGCCTTCGACGAAcagtctctgcgcctcgagaaggcgaagctgaAGGTGAGAgtccctctccgtctcacGCTGCGGAATTTCCTCGCCCGAGGcggagcgagggcgaggaagcccCAAACGCGGGAAaagtgcgagagagaagagagctcGCCGAGGTCAAGGGCCGTCTTCCAGGGAATGGAGAAACCTATGCGAGAAACATTCGAGGAACAGCAAGCTCAAccaggacgagaagacagagggggagaagagagaaggggaggcgagagaaaagagggaaacgcgagcgacatgcgagagaaggaaaatgTACATGGACgccagggagaaggagaggaagagaaggaagaggaagggaagcacGGAGATGCGAACCATGCTAGgcaagaagcagagacacctgaTCAGACCATATATCGTCTCAAGGCCTTTGTGGCCCATCGCGGCAACTCCCCCGACAGTGGGCATTACGTCTGCTATTCGCGA GACGGGGCCGCTGGCGAGAATGGGGGCTGGACGTGTTGGAACGATTCCGAATCAACCAAG CTCGGCACAAGTCTCCCCGCAGAAGTTCACACGGAAGGCTACCTTCTGCTGTACGAACTCGATTCCTCTCCTCACGACAGCCGCATTGcgtggaagaaggaagtcgaGGCGTCACGAAGACTCGAAAGGAAGGCGTAA